A single Anatilimnocola floriformis DNA region contains:
- a CDS encoding c-type cytochrome: MASWRYFGAIVCAFSLGVIAAAQEDEEEPFLPGLIAQFQQAKSSPVQRLEAVVAAHWNARPDERLRPGELFTVTYRGVLDVPDDGQYQLHLHGNGQARVLLDGKEWIADQKLSGWASSTTRQLTFGPLPIEIQFIATAWPAQIGLFWSSDRFEREPVPARALQHAREMVVSDSFERGQVLARALRCEACHSSGEQNREPMPAPALDQLAGNLQRDWLVNWLRDDGTHDQFSNIRKSQRRMPFLNIAADEVELLADWLLAGDGKKPKPVAEKPPKADPKKKPRTTAELHAAGENLLRTKGCLACHESGEFGESGLYGGGDLTNIAAKRPPEFFAQWLQKPETLNRDHRMPVFDLTADEREALSTYLSSQGKGAERRESRDEAKERNSRAREIARKYRCDECHRLPEQEQIAKLPAAKSLADLTATSNWEKSCVRETAKDPSGQPLFTHAAPVSDALKDYFSQRVAPDKTSLNKPDGAQLVIENNCLACHSREPQLAGVLPKKFGDKLVRLAESDPELAPQIPALTPPSLNSVGDKLTDAALAGAITRAGPAHRPYLQVQMPKFRLSKAQIEQVSAHFIGSDRIPDYERTKHPEPQPAQLAARALAGKRLVGTDGFSCTACHQVGSVQPVKAPPNARGPTLSMPQNRLRKTWFDRWVRNPARIVPRMEMPSVQTPVRGVLQDNLHDQLAAVWQVLSTPGFEPPLPAPVRTLRFYSSEDNSQQQPLVVTDLIEYEGQMLERAALIGLPNRQNVLFDFATHRLLAWSQGDLARQRTKGKNWYWEPAGSALLTTGIQESELAVEIDGRLYFAVADGQWLAEPEQFRLSSDQASIKYTLRFRRSKEDAQPPWTVSLRVRQDLKPDFNGNGLVRHFELSGVPENAKIHWRLLDAKKHGIEPSEMETSPRGLSLKLANSGSIQVSVDGPTEFGWLKSDTATIEFKGLAQSKVSWNASYRSQLPADEYHVPRSPAVPFTQPPVTIAPGMTGERLTLSTDIMPTALAWRPNGELVVASLKGQVLAFSTNAQATAQLQGELLADGLAAPYGIQAGPNYVDVVAKYGLLKIVRNRDGSHETSLIASGWGYTSDYHDWAVGLPSDSRGNYYIALPCFQDNRADAAKRLRGSVLKLTRAIDEQHHHRMYNFEVLTHGHRFPMGMALNAEDELFVTDNQGNYNPFNELNHVQPGKHYGFVNKGEEKPQELTPPAIDIPHPWTRSVNGICFLNTPRTLNDKQLTAVRGSVSIFGPLEGHLVGCEYDTRRLIRMSLQKVDGEYQGCAYPLTVPTPAEEAPLGPICCEVSPAGELFVGSIRDSGWGAGNNIGEVIRIKVDPAKLGSGLAEMRAIVGGFELEFFVPVEKELAEQLESYSLSSYRRESTPAYGGNDIDRRTEKIAKVSLSPDRKRVILALDQLRTGHVYELRIKSLAPAEETFFPAEAHYTLRRVPK; this comes from the coding sequence ATGGCCAGCTGGCGGTATTTCGGCGCGATTGTCTGCGCGTTTTCACTCGGCGTTATCGCTGCGGCGCAAGAGGACGAAGAGGAACCCTTTCTGCCGGGGCTGATCGCGCAATTTCAACAAGCCAAGTCATCGCCGGTGCAGCGACTCGAAGCCGTCGTGGCGGCCCATTGGAATGCACGGCCTGATGAACGACTCCGGCCTGGCGAACTCTTTACCGTCACCTACCGCGGCGTGCTCGATGTGCCCGACGATGGCCAGTATCAGCTGCACTTGCACGGCAATGGCCAGGCCCGCGTGCTGCTCGATGGCAAGGAGTGGATCGCCGATCAAAAGCTTTCCGGCTGGGCCAGTTCCACGACTCGTCAGCTCACGTTCGGTCCACTGCCGATCGAAATTCAATTCATCGCCACCGCCTGGCCGGCGCAGATCGGCTTGTTCTGGTCCAGCGATCGCTTTGAGCGGGAACCGGTGCCGGCGCGAGCTCTTCAGCATGCGCGCGAGATGGTGGTGTCGGACTCATTCGAACGTGGCCAGGTTCTCGCGCGAGCTCTGCGCTGCGAAGCATGTCATTCTTCCGGCGAGCAAAACCGCGAGCCCATGCCGGCGCCGGCCCTCGATCAACTGGCCGGCAATCTGCAGCGCGATTGGCTGGTGAATTGGCTTCGCGACGATGGCACCCACGATCAGTTCAGCAACATCCGCAAGTCGCAGCGGCGGATGCCGTTTCTCAACATCGCCGCGGATGAAGTCGAGCTGCTCGCCGACTGGCTGCTCGCGGGAGATGGCAAAAAACCGAAACCTGTCGCCGAAAAACCACCCAAAGCCGATCCCAAGAAGAAGCCGCGCACCACGGCCGAGCTGCATGCGGCCGGCGAGAATCTGCTGCGAACCAAAGGCTGCCTCGCCTGTCATGAAAGTGGCGAGTTCGGCGAGAGTGGCCTCTATGGCGGCGGCGATCTGACCAACATCGCCGCGAAACGCCCTCCAGAGTTCTTCGCGCAATGGCTACAAAAGCCGGAGACGCTAAATCGCGATCATCGCATGCCTGTGTTCGATCTCACCGCCGACGAACGCGAAGCTTTGTCGACTTATTTGAGTAGTCAGGGAAAGGGAGCCGAACGGCGCGAGTCGCGAGATGAGGCAAAGGAAAGAAATTCGCGTGCGCGGGAGATCGCGCGCAAGTATCGCTGCGACGAATGTCATCGTTTGCCCGAACAAGAACAAATTGCGAAGCTGCCAGCAGCCAAGTCGCTTGCTGATTTAACGGCAACATCGAATTGGGAGAAGTCGTGTGTCCGTGAGACGGCAAAAGATCCTAGCGGCCAGCCGTTGTTCACGCATGCTGCGCCGGTCAGCGATGCGCTGAAGGACTATTTCTCGCAGCGAGTCGCGCCCGACAAGACCTCCCTTAACAAACCCGACGGCGCGCAACTCGTCATCGAAAATAACTGCCTCGCTTGCCACTCCCGCGAACCGCAACTCGCCGGCGTGCTGCCGAAAAAGTTCGGCGATAAGCTCGTGCGCCTCGCCGAGTCCGATCCGGAACTCGCGCCACAGATTCCCGCTCTCACGCCGCCGTCGCTCAACAGCGTCGGCGACAAGCTGACCGATGCGGCGCTGGCTGGAGCCATCACGCGCGCAGGTCCAGCGCATCGGCCTTATCTGCAAGTGCAGATGCCGAAGTTTCGCTTGTCGAAAGCACAAATCGAGCAAGTCAGCGCGCACTTCATCGGCAGCGATCGCATTCCCGATTACGAGCGAACCAAACATCCGGAGCCGCAGCCAGCGCAGCTCGCCGCGCGAGCGCTCGCCGGCAAACGACTGGTCGGCACCGACGGCTTTAGCTGCACTGCTTGCCATCAAGTCGGCAGCGTGCAGCCGGTGAAAGCGCCGCCAAACGCTCGTGGCCCGACCCTCTCGATGCCGCAGAATCGGCTCCGCAAAACGTGGTTCGATCGCTGGGTTCGCAATCCTGCGCGGATCGTCCCGCGGATGGAAATGCCCTCGGTACAAACGCCCGTTCGCGGCGTGCTGCAGGACAATCTTCACGACCAACTCGCCGCCGTCTGGCAAGTCCTCAGCACTCCCGGCTTCGAACCGCCGTTGCCCGCGCCGGTTCGCACGCTCCGTTTTTATTCCAGCGAAGACAACTCGCAGCAACAGCCGCTCGTCGTTACCGATCTGATCGAATACGAAGGCCAGATGCTGGAGCGCGCCGCGCTTATCGGTTTGCCGAATCGGCAGAACGTTCTTTTCGATTTCGCCACGCACCGGTTGCTCGCTTGGAGCCAAGGGGATCTCGCGCGGCAACGAACGAAAGGAAAGAATTGGTACTGGGAGCCGGCGGGAAGTGCGCTACTGACGACGGGAATCCAGGAATCGGAGTTGGCCGTGGAAATCGACGGCCGACTATACTTCGCAGTCGCTGACGGACAATGGCTCGCAGAGCCCGAGCAATTTCGATTGAGCAGCGATCAGGCCAGCATTAAGTACACTCTCCGTTTTCGTCGCAGCAAGGAAGATGCCCAGCCGCCGTGGACTGTTTCGCTGCGAGTGCGACAGGACTTGAAGCCGGATTTCAACGGGAATGGCTTGGTTCGCCACTTCGAACTATCCGGCGTTCCAGAGAACGCCAAAATTCATTGGCGACTGCTCGATGCCAAGAAACATGGCATCGAGCCGAGCGAAATGGAGACGAGCCCGCGCGGATTGAGTTTGAAATTGGCCAATTCGGGCTCGATCCAAGTCTCGGTCGACGGCCCGACGGAGTTTGGCTGGCTCAAATCGGACACAGCGACTATCGAGTTCAAAGGGCTGGCTCAAAGCAAGGTTTCTTGGAACGCGAGCTACCGTTCGCAGCTCCCTGCCGACGAATATCACGTGCCACGTTCACCGGCCGTTCCTTTCACGCAACCGCCAGTCACCATCGCGCCCGGCATGACCGGCGAGCGATTGACGCTCTCCACCGACATCATGCCAACCGCACTTGCATGGCGGCCGAACGGTGAACTCGTGGTCGCCTCGCTCAAAGGTCAAGTTCTCGCTTTTTCAACCAACGCACAAGCGACGGCGCAGCTGCAAGGAGAGCTTCTCGCCGATGGCTTGGCCGCCCCCTACGGCATTCAGGCAGGGCCTAATTATGTCGATGTCGTTGCGAAATATGGTCTGTTAAAAATCGTTCGCAATCGGGATGGCAGCCACGAAACGAGCCTGATCGCCTCTGGTTGGGGATACACCAGCGACTACCACGACTGGGCCGTTGGTTTGCCGAGTGACAGCAGAGGCAACTACTACATCGCCTTGCCCTGTTTTCAGGACAATCGTGCGGACGCGGCGAAACGGCTGCGTGGCTCGGTTCTGAAACTAACTCGGGCGATCGACGAGCAGCACCATCACAGGATGTACAATTTTGAAGTCCTCACCCACGGCCATCGGTTTCCGATGGGAATGGCACTGAATGCCGAGGATGAATTGTTCGTCACGGATAATCAAGGCAACTACAACCCGTTCAATGAGCTGAATCATGTGCAGCCGGGGAAGCACTACGGCTTTGTGAACAAGGGCGAGGAGAAGCCGCAGGAACTCACACCGCCGGCGATCGATATTCCGCATCCTTGGACGCGGAGTGTGAATGGCATCTGCTTTTTGAACACGCCGCGGACTCTGAATGACAAGCAGCTGACAGCAGTGCGCGGCAGTGTCAGCATCTTTGGCCCGCTCGAAGGACATCTCGTCGGCTGCGAGTACGACACGCGGCGACTCATTCGCATGAGTCTGCAAAAAGTCGACGGCGAATATCAAGGCTGCGCTTATCCGCTGACCGTTCCCACGCCCGCCGAAGAAGCGCCGCTAGGGCCGATCTGCTGCGAAGTGAGCCCCGCCGGTGAACTCTTCGTCGGCAGCATTCGCGACAGCGGCTGGGGCGCGGGAAACAACATCGGCGAAGTGATCCGCATCAAGGTCGATCCGGCTAAACTCGGTTCCGGCCTGGCCGAGATGCGGGCGATCGTCGGCGGCTTTGAACTTGAGTTCTTCGTGCCGGTTGAGAAGGAGTTGGCCGAGCAACTCGAGAGCTATTCCCTCAGCAGCTACCGCCGGGAATCGACACCCGCGTACGGCGGCAACGACATCGATCGACGAACGGAAAAAATTGCGAAAGTCTCGCTCAGCCCGGATCGCAAACGAGTGATCTTAGCGCTCGATCAACTAAGAACGGGGCACGTCTACGAACTCCGGATAAAATCACTGGCACCTGCCGAAGAGACATTCTTTCCCGCCGAAGCGCACTACACGCTGCGGCGAGTTCCCAAGTAG
- a CDS encoding DUF4365 domain-containing protein, translating into MSDSEDSHRPQRKRRTREHVLEDISENHLERFVLLTGHILRRPRRDYGVDVAMFHFAKDGAIESGEVRFQLKATDALNLIQQGSVISMTIKTGDLHYWQLEIYPFILVVYDAAADRAFWLHIQEYVGLHPDCLDPDQDSVQVHIPTSNQLTIESIAAFREMSLRIVQELTGSEERPDDRRKPR; encoded by the coding sequence ATGTCCGATTCCGAAGACAGTCACCGCCCGCAGCGTAAACGGCGGACGCGCGAGCATGTGCTGGAAGATATCAGCGAGAATCACTTGGAGCGATTCGTTCTGCTGACAGGGCACATCCTGCGACGTCCCCGGCGCGACTATGGCGTCGATGTCGCGATGTTCCACTTTGCGAAGGATGGTGCGATCGAGAGCGGAGAGGTTCGTTTCCAACTCAAGGCGACCGATGCTTTGAATTTGATCCAGCAAGGATCTGTCATTTCGATGACGATCAAGACCGGAGACTTGCACTATTGGCAACTCGAAATTTACCCCTTCATTCTGGTCGTCTACGACGCGGCAGCCGACCGCGCCTTCTGGTTGCACATTCAAGAGTATGTCGGGCTGCATCCCGATTGCTTGGATCCTGACCAGGACTCCGTTCAGGTTCATATTCCAACTTCCAACCAGTTGACGATTGAATCCATCGCAGCTTTTCGCGAGATGTCACTTCGAATCGTACAAGAGCTCACAGGTTCCGAGGAGCGTCCCGATGACCGCCGAAAACCAAGATGA
- a CDS encoding SDR family NAD(P)-dependent oxidoreductase gives MNTQAPVVVITGASQGIGAGLVQGFLAQGYRVVANSRSIKADSNPNVLTVAGDISSPTVAEQVIAAAVEKFGRVDTLVNNAGMFLAKPFTEYTVEDFNRVISLNLGGFFYVTQQAIGQMLKQGGGGHIVNLTTSLVRQPMKGVSAAMASITKGGLDAVTRGLAIEYADQKIRVNAVAPGIIETPMHAPETHDFLASLQPLNRMGSVQEVVDAVLYLEGAKFVTGETLHVAGGAQAGKW, from the coding sequence ATGAACACTCAAGCACCAGTCGTCGTGATCACGGGCGCCTCGCAAGGAATCGGCGCGGGGCTCGTGCAGGGTTTTCTCGCCCAGGGCTATCGAGTGGTTGCCAATTCGCGCTCGATCAAAGCCGATAGCAATCCCAATGTGCTGACCGTGGCTGGGGATATCTCGAGCCCCACGGTTGCCGAGCAAGTAATCGCCGCCGCTGTCGAAAAGTTTGGCCGTGTCGACACGCTGGTCAACAACGCCGGCATGTTTCTCGCCAAGCCTTTTACCGAATACACGGTCGAGGATTTCAATCGCGTCATCTCGCTCAATCTGGGCGGCTTCTTTTATGTGACACAGCAAGCGATCGGCCAGATGTTGAAACAGGGTGGCGGCGGACATATCGTGAATCTCACGACGTCGCTCGTGCGGCAACCGATGAAAGGTGTCTCTGCCGCGATGGCTTCGATTACCAAGGGTGGTCTCGACGCGGTGACTCGCGGCCTGGCCATTGAATATGCCGACCAGAAGATCCGCGTGAACGCCGTCGCGCCGGGCATCATCGAAACCCCCATGCACGCTCCCGAAACGCACGACTTTCTCGCCAGCCTGCAACCGCTGAACCGGATGGGTTCGGTGCAAGAAGTGGTCGATGCGGTGCTGTATCTGGAGGGGGCAAAGTTCGTGACCGGCGAGACTTTGCATGTCGCCGGTGGAGCCCAGGCAGGGAAGTGGTGA
- a CDS encoding class I SAM-dependent methyltransferase produces the protein MDDQQLKHLFDQQAAGYDARWAKLAPIRESLHLLLESLFAELPARARVLCVGVGTGAELEHLARAFPGWDFMALDLSGAMLEACRRRAEAGGFLARCSFHEGTVDSLPDAEAYDGATCFLVSQFILDPSARTAFFRSIARRLRSGGMLVNTELSAATETKQFEELLRPWVRMMATTPEVSPATIEKMREAYRQDVAILPAAAIESIIELGWFSAPVQFYQAGLIRGWFSRSR, from the coding sequence ATGGACGACCAACAACTCAAACACCTCTTCGATCAACAAGCAGCGGGTTACGACGCGCGATGGGCGAAGCTGGCGCCGATTCGAGAGTCGCTTCACTTACTGCTTGAGTCGCTGTTTGCCGAGTTGCCTGCGCGGGCGAGGGTTCTTTGCGTTGGTGTCGGCACCGGTGCGGAGCTCGAGCATCTAGCGCGAGCATTTCCAGGTTGGGATTTCATGGCGCTCGATCTGTCGGGCGCCATGCTTGAGGCTTGCCGTCGTCGAGCCGAGGCCGGCGGGTTCTTGGCGCGATGTTCTTTTCACGAAGGAACCGTCGATTCACTGCCGGACGCAGAGGCCTACGACGGGGCGACCTGCTTCCTCGTCTCGCAGTTCATTCTCGATCCGTCGGCGCGGACCGCATTCTTTCGCTCGATCGCGCGGCGGCTGCGGTCCGGTGGCATGCTGGTAAATACCGAACTATCGGCGGCGACGGAGACGAAGCAGTTCGAAGAGTTGCTGAGGCCGTGGGTGCGGATGATGGCGACGACGCCCGAAGTCTCGCCTGCCACGATTGAAAAGATGCGCGAAGCCTATCGCCAGGATGTCGCGATTTTGCCCGCCGCGGCGATCGAGTCGATCATCGAGCTCGGCTGGTTTTCGGCGCCGGTGCAGTTTTATCAAGCCGGCCTCATTCGCGGGTGGTTCTCGCGGAGCCGTTAA
- the map gene encoding type I methionyl aminopeptidase, translating to MTIENQSDLDGILRAGRIVAKVRDAMLAAVEPGMTTVELDEIGGKLLEHFGARSAPRIAYGFPGHTCISVNEEAAHGVPGARVIEAGDIVNVDVSAEFAGYFADTGGTVVVPPAAKSNSLLCHATKLALDAALADARAGAAINQLGRVIERVARSHGFKVLRNLAGHGIGRKLHEEPEGIVSYCNHSDRRRLRLGQVIAVEPFLSTHCTQVNEAADGWTLIGHPHNRTAQFEHTVIITHGEPIIATRSEAVG from the coding sequence ATGACTATTGAAAACCAAAGTGATCTCGACGGCATCTTGCGGGCTGGGCGGATCGTGGCCAAGGTTCGCGATGCGATGCTGGCAGCCGTCGAGCCCGGCATGACGACGGTCGAGCTGGATGAAATCGGCGGCAAGTTGCTGGAGCATTTTGGCGCTAGGTCGGCGCCGAGAATTGCTTATGGTTTCCCCGGCCACACCTGCATCAGCGTGAACGAGGAAGCCGCGCACGGCGTTCCCGGGGCGCGAGTGATCGAGGCTGGCGACATTGTGAATGTCGATGTCTCGGCCGAGTTTGCTGGCTACTTCGCCGATACGGGCGGCACGGTGGTGGTGCCGCCGGCTGCGAAGTCGAACTCGCTGCTGTGCCACGCGACGAAGTTGGCACTCGATGCCGCGCTGGCCGATGCTCGCGCGGGAGCTGCCATCAATCAGCTGGGCAGGGTCATCGAACGAGTTGCCAGGTCGCACGGCTTCAAAGTGCTCAGGAACCTCGCCGGCCACGGCATCGGCCGGAAGTTGCACGAAGAGCCGGAAGGGATCGTCAGCTATTGCAACCACAGCGATCGTCGGCGGCTGCGGCTGGGTCAAGTCATTGCCGTCGAGCCGTTTCTTTCCACACACTGCACACAAGTCAACGAAGCCGCTGACGGCTGGACGCTGATTGGTCATCCGCACAACCGCACCGCACAGTTTGAGCACACGGTGATCATCACGCACGGCGAGCCGATTATTGCGACGCGTTCGGAAGCGGTCGGTTGA
- the dnaE gene encoding DNA polymerase III subunit alpha, which translates to MSRSFVHLHCHSHYSLLDGASPIGKLVQRAKDHGMNALALTDHGNLHGALEFYNKAKAKGINPILGYEAYIAPGSRFEKKDAANSKEASYHLTLLAQNRVGFKNLIKLASHAMLEGFYYKPRIDKEILEAHSEGIICLSGCVSSEFSTAILRGGDGEEAFKKAMETAAWFHKLFGDRYFVEIMNNGVDIQRLQLEGAVEIAKRMGLPLVATSDAHYVDRDDAEAQDVMLCVNTGKFRTDSNRMKMENDSFYLRSPEEMYAHFPGLEDAVARSQEIANSVCIDLELGKRHFPVYALPEGRSTAEYLRELCITGLKDRYSDDPEMLKDDVLADVVIARLDRELDVINKLGFPNYFLIVWDFVREARDKGIPATARGSGVGALVCFALYLSHVCPIKYDLLFERFLDLNRKEAPDIDIDFCKERRGLIINYVKEKYGEANVAQIGTFGTLQARAAIKDVGRVLGLPMDRVNKITSLVPDVLHISLEEALEQSDELKQLSNSDPEVAEVLKLAQKIEGLARNIGTHAAAVVIADKPLTEYVPLGKVSGKNDIITQWSMGDVEAAGLLKMDFLGLRNLTILSKAEEIIRQTTGITINPYKFPLDDKATFALLQRGETKGIFQLESGGIRDLLQKMKPDHFRDIIATNALYRPGPLEGGMVRDYVEVKNGRQQANYIHPVCEKVLGETHGVMVYQEQVMRILNELGGIELASSYTCIKAISKKKEELIAKNKDQFLKGCGEKGLAKNEAEDFWNMIIKFAGYGFNKSHSTAYALIAYMTAYLKAHYPVEFMAALLCGDIEGRNFKTKDALVEHLEDCKRMNIEVVPPDVNSSDVEFTVGDGKIYFGLSAIKGCGGNAGEAIATARKKGGPFKDLFDFCERVDSSGASKGVIETLIKAGAFDCFKAKRSQLGAIIERAIQAGQSVASDRKSGQKSLFGAFGGDEEAKPAVTMPDIAELVPKEMAQAEKEVLGFYLSSHPLDEFRNKLAMYRSHTVTSAKTLPEKQEVILGGMLAALKYGNSKDPKPGMPSRWVMFDLEDVEGGVIRCTMWPSTFAEYGQLVAPDAILMARGRVDRRGGEEANLNIDELTTLTDIDERSTSGIEIRFDERQHGPETVKKAYEIIRGYPPTGEKPGVLKMQVITEDRTLVDLRVKNRLSITKELEARLQDLLGAGYLRLLKSPPKPSADRPKPRFQKAGAR; encoded by the coding sequence ATGTCGCGCTCGTTCGTCCACCTGCATTGCCATTCGCATTACAGCTTGCTCGATGGCGCCTCGCCGATCGGCAAATTGGTGCAGCGGGCCAAGGACCACGGCATGAACGCCCTGGCCCTGACCGACCACGGCAATCTGCACGGGGCCCTCGAGTTCTATAACAAAGCCAAGGCCAAGGGGATCAATCCGATTCTCGGTTACGAGGCCTACATCGCCCCCGGCAGCCGCTTTGAAAAGAAGGACGCCGCGAACAGCAAGGAAGCCAGTTATCACCTCACGCTGCTCGCCCAGAATCGCGTCGGCTTTAAGAACCTGATCAAGCTGGCGTCGCACGCGATGCTCGAGGGTTTTTATTACAAGCCGCGCATCGACAAGGAAATTCTCGAGGCCCACAGCGAGGGAATCATCTGCCTTAGCGGTTGTGTGTCGAGCGAGTTCAGCACGGCGATTCTCCGCGGCGGCGACGGCGAGGAAGCCTTCAAAAAGGCAATGGAAACCGCGGCCTGGTTTCACAAGCTCTTCGGCGATCGCTACTTCGTCGAGATCATGAACAACGGCGTCGATATTCAACGGCTGCAGTTGGAAGGGGCCGTCGAAATCGCCAAGCGGATGGGCCTGCCGCTCGTCGCGACGAGCGATGCGCACTACGTCGACCGCGACGATGCCGAAGCCCAAGACGTGATGTTGTGTGTGAACACCGGCAAGTTCCGCACCGACAGCAACCGGATGAAGATGGAGAACGACTCGTTCTATCTCCGTTCGCCGGAAGAAATGTATGCGCACTTTCCGGGGCTCGAAGATGCCGTGGCGCGCAGCCAGGAAATCGCCAACAGCGTGTGCATCGATCTCGAGCTCGGCAAGCGGCACTTCCCGGTCTATGCGTTGCCGGAAGGGCGCTCGACGGCGGAGTATTTGCGCGAGCTGTGCATCACAGGTCTGAAGGATCGTTACAGCGACGATCCCGAAATGCTCAAGGATGATGTACTCGCCGATGTGGTCATCGCGCGTCTCGATCGCGAGCTCGACGTCATCAACAAGCTGGGCTTTCCGAATTACTTTCTCATCGTTTGGGACTTCGTTCGCGAAGCCCGCGACAAGGGCATTCCCGCCACGGCGAGAGGTAGCGGTGTCGGCGCGCTCGTTTGTTTTGCGCTGTATTTGAGCCACGTTTGTCCGATCAAATACGACTTGCTGTTCGAGCGGTTTCTCGATCTGAATCGTAAAGAAGCGCCCGATATCGACATCGACTTCTGCAAAGAACGTCGCGGCCTGATCATCAATTATGTGAAGGAAAAGTACGGCGAAGCCAACGTTGCCCAGATCGGCACCTTCGGCACGTTGCAAGCTCGTGCGGCGATCAAAGACGTCGGCCGCGTGCTCGGTTTGCCGATGGATCGCGTCAACAAAATCACGTCGCTCGTGCCGGACGTGCTGCACATCTCGCTCGAAGAAGCGCTCGAGCAATCGGACGAACTAAAGCAGCTCAGCAACAGCGATCCGGAAGTTGCCGAGGTGCTGAAGCTCGCGCAAAAGATCGAAGGCCTGGCCCGCAACATCGGCACGCACGCCGCGGCGGTGGTGATCGCCGACAAGCCGCTCACTGAGTACGTGCCGCTGGGCAAAGTCAGCGGCAAGAACGACATCATCACGCAGTGGTCGATGGGTGACGTCGAAGCAGCTGGCCTGTTGAAGATGGACTTTCTCGGCCTCCGCAACTTGACCATCCTCAGCAAAGCCGAGGAAATCATCCGGCAGACGACGGGCATCACGATCAACCCGTATAAGTTTCCGCTCGACGACAAGGCGACATTCGCTCTGCTGCAGCGCGGCGAAACGAAAGGCATCTTCCAGCTCGAATCGGGCGGCATTCGCGACCTGCTGCAGAAGATGAAGCCCGACCATTTCCGTGACATCATCGCGACGAACGCGCTCTATCGCCCTGGTCCGCTCGAAGGCGGTATGGTGCGCGACTACGTCGAAGTGAAGAACGGCCGGCAGCAAGCGAATTACATTCATCCCGTGTGCGAAAAGGTTCTCGGCGAAACGCACGGCGTGATGGTGTATCAAGAACAAGTGATGCGGATTCTGAACGAGCTCGGCGGCATCGAGCTCGCCAGTTCGTACACCTGCATCAAAGCGATCAGCAAGAAGAAAGAAGAGCTGATCGCGAAAAACAAAGATCAGTTCCTGAAAGGCTGCGGCGAGAAAGGTCTTGCCAAGAACGAAGCCGAAGATTTCTGGAACATGATCATCAAGTTCGCGGGCTACGGCTTCAACAAAAGCCACTCAACCGCCTACGCCCTCATTGCATATATGACTGCGTACTTGAAGGCTCACTATCCGGTTGAGTTCATGGCCGCGCTCCTTTGTGGTGATATCGAGGGCCGCAATTTCAAAACGAAGGATGCGCTCGTCGAGCATCTGGAAGATTGCAAGCGGATGAATATCGAGGTCGTGCCGCCGGATGTGAATAGCAGCGATGTGGAGTTCACGGTCGGCGACGGCAAGATTTATTTCGGCCTCTCTGCGATCAAGGGTTGCGGCGGCAACGCGGGCGAAGCGATTGCAACCGCGCGGAAGAAGGGTGGGCCGTTCAAGGACTTGTTTGATTTCTGCGAACGGGTGGATTCGAGCGGCGCGAGCAAGGGTGTGATCGAAACGCTGATCAAAGCCGGCGCGTTCGATTGTTTCAAAGCGAAGCGGTCGCAACTCGGCGCGATTATCGAACGAGCCATTCAGGCCGGTCAGAGCGTGGCGTCGGATCGCAAGAGCGGCCAGAAATCTTTGTTCGGCGCGTTCGGTGGCGACGAAGAAGCCAAGCCCGCCGTCACGATGCCGGATATCGCCGAGCTCGTGCCGAAAGAAATGGCGCAGGCTGAGAAGGAAGTCCTCGGCTTTTATCTGTCGAGTCATCCGCTCGATGAATTTCGAAACAAACTCGCCATGTATCGTTCGCATACGGTGACATCGGCGAAGACGCTGCCGGAAAAGCAGGAAGTGATTCTCGGCGGCATGCTCGCGGCGCTGAAGTATGGCAATTCGAAAGATCCCAAGCCGGGCATGCCGTCGCGCTGGGTGATGTTCGACTTGGAAGACGTCGAGGGTGGCGTGATTCGTTGCACGATGTGGCCGAGCACCTTTGCCGAGTACGGCCAACTCGTCGCTCCCGATGCCATTCTCATGGCTCGCGGCCGCGTCGATCGTCGTGGCGGCGAAGAAGCGAATCTGAACATCGACGAGCTCACCACGCTCACCGACATCGACGAGCGGAGCACCAGCGGCATTGAGATCCGTTTTGACGAACGGCAGCACGGCCCGGAAACGGTGAAGAAGGCCTACGAAATCATCCGCGGCTATCCACCCACTGGCGAGAAGCCTGGCGTCCTGAAGATGCAGGTCATTACCGAGGATCGCACGCTTGTCGATCTGCGAGTGAAGAATCGCTTGAGCATTACGAAAGAACTCGAAGCGCGACTGCAAGATCTGCTCGGTGCGGGTTACTTGCGATTGCTCAAGTCACCGCCGAAACCATCTGCCGACCGGCCCAAACCACGGTTCCAGAAAGCTGGCGCGCGGTAG